A single Fusarium oxysporum Fo47 chromosome IV, complete sequence DNA region contains:
- a CDS encoding Sec63 Brl domain-containing protein gives MAEAQQAVSSLQTLASETSHEIQLRYEISASTFKILREIKSKPDARDILRNACSATEFKSFPMKKEETAFFRAINDNTGIPYQVKEFISQPWHKVYLLVQIDLLKTGWPNKLSGPSRKELTKELARMYKLLDRVLRCLVDILGERGDGKGVYVALEVLRCVKAGVWEGSDSQLLQIEGIGQAKKDKLVKANIKNIKQLSAVEFYNIERILSRNPPFGQTILHKVAGFPRLTLDFEIIGPYTPDSTANSKSSAPHEDNRSATDTEKPSKPLWIARAVLGFNNEKLPHWKGRTPWLTLLVQGIDGRLVWFWRGSANRLVDKKEIIIGLGAKQNEKLQVSFACEEIVGTLIEKDIRVSV, from the coding sequence ATGGCAGAAGCACAGCAGGCGGTGTCGAGCCTACAAACTCTGGCTTCAGAAACTTCACACGAAATCCAACTGCGGTACGAAATTTCCGCTTCGACCTTCAAAATCCTTCGCGAGATTAAAAGCAAGCCAGATGCCCGTGACATCTTGAGGAATGCATGCTCTGCCACCGAGTTCAAGTCGTTCCCAATGAAAAAAGAGGAGACGGCCTTCTTCCGAGCAATCAACGACAACACCGGCATCCCCTATCAAGTTAAGGAATTCATCTCCCAGCCGTGGCACAAAGTATATCTCTTGGTTCAGATTGATCTGCTCAAGACTGGTTGGCCCAACAAGCTATCGGGGCCTTCACGGAAAGAGCTCACGAAAGAACTCGCCCGCATGTACAAACTCCTCGACCGTGTGCTGAGGTGCCTAGTCGACATACTTGGAGAACGAGGCGATGGGAAGGGGGTCTACGTTGCTCTTGAAGTGCTGAGGTGTGTCAAGGCTGGAGTTTGGGAGGGAAGCGACAGTCAACTCCTCCAAATTGAGGGCATCGGCCAAGCGAAAAAGGACAAGCTCGTCAaggccaacatcaagaacatAAAGCAATTATCTGCAGTTGAGTTCTACAACATTGAACGCATTCTTAGTCGAAACCCACCTTTCGGCCAGACTATCCTTCATAAAGTTGCCGGATTTCCTCGTCTCACACTCGACTTTGAGATTATCGGCCCTTACACCCCCGACTCGACTGCCAACTCGAAGTCGTCTGCTCCGCACGAAGACAACCGGTCTGCAACAGACACGGAGAAGCCCAGTAAACCTCTCTGGATTGCTCGAGCTGTCCTCGGATTCAACAATGAGAAGCTACCTCACTGGAAGGGCCGCACACCCTGGCTCACATTACTTGTCCAAGGGATTGACGGACGACTTGTTTGGTTCTGGCGAGGAAGTGCTAACAGGCTGGTTGACAAGAAAGAAATCATAATCGGGTTGGGCGCAAAGCAAAACGAAAAACTGCAGGTTTCATTTGCATGCGAGGAGATTGTTGGGACTTTGATCGAGAAGGATATTCGAGTGTCAGTGTGA
- a CDS encoding ubiquitin-conjugating enzyme/RWD-like protein, whose translation MSAKVPRNFRLLEELEKGEKGLGAEACSYGLEDPEDLLMSKWNGTILGPPHSVHENRIYSVKMHCGPEYPDKPPSIQFISQVNLPCVNPNNGIVDPNQLPCLAQWKRENTMETVLIELRRYMASSQNKKIAQPPEGSTYF comes from the exons ATGTCTGCCAAGGTTCCTCGCAACTTTCGCCTACTGgaggagctcgagaagggAGAGAAGGGTCTCGGCGCTGAGGCATGCAGTTACGGTCTGGAGGATCCTGAGGATCTTCTCATGAGCAAATGGAACGGCACAATTCTTGGACCTCCTCAT TCCGTCCACGAGAACCGTATCTACAGTGTCAAGATGCACTGCGGTCCCGAGTACCCTGACAAGCCTCCTTCGATCCAGTTCATCAGCCAGGTCAACTTGCCCTGTGTCAACCCCAACAACGGCATCGTCGACCCCAACCAACTGCCCTGTCTCGCCCAGTGGAAGCGTGAGAACACTATGGAGACTGTGCTCATAGAGTTGCGACG ATACATGGCCTCGTCccagaacaagaagatcgcCCAGCCTCCTGAGGGCTCTACCTACTTCTAA